From Aquipuribacter sp. SD81, a single genomic window includes:
- a CDS encoding type II toxin-antitoxin system VapC family toxin, protein MRYLLDTHVLLWLLTDEPVESSARTALADPANDVLVSMASLWEIAIEQGLGRLSPPEDPGDAAVAMGFALLGVEPEHVRAVAGLPHHHRDPFDRMLVAQAAIEGLVLVTRDRRLPAYEVPTLLA, encoded by the coding sequence GTGAGGTACCTCCTCGACACGCACGTGCTGCTGTGGCTGCTCACGGACGAACCGGTCGAGAGCAGCGCGCGGACGGCGCTCGCGGACCCGGCCAACGACGTCCTCGTGAGCATGGCCTCGCTGTGGGAGATCGCCATCGAGCAGGGGCTCGGTCGCCTGTCTCCGCCGGAGGACCCCGGTGACGCCGCCGTCGCCATGGGCTTCGCCCTGCTGGGCGTCGAGCCGGAGCACGTGCGTGCCGTCGCCGGTCTTCCCCATCACCACCGTGACCCCTTCGACCGAATGCTCGTCGCCCAGGCGGCGATCGAGGGGTTGGTGCTGGTCACACGTGATCGTCGGCTGCCCGCCTACGAGGTGCCGACGCTGCTGGCGTGA
- a CDS encoding type II toxin-antitoxin system Phd/YefM family antitoxin, producing the protein MSTQVNLYEAKTRLSDLVERAAAGEDIVIAKNGRPRARLVAVPDRTAPRVFGRWRAAEVFRDGWEDDLTEHFDEQ; encoded by the coding sequence GTGAGCACGCAGGTCAACCTCTACGAGGCCAAGACGCGGCTGTCGGACCTCGTCGAGCGCGCGGCGGCCGGCGAGGACATAGTCATCGCCAAGAACGGGCGACCTCGGGCGCGGCTCGTGGCCGTACCGGACAGGACGGCTCCCCGCGTGTTCGGGCGGTGGCGTGCCGCAGAGGTGTTCCGTGACGGGTGGGAGGACGACCTCACCGAGCACTTCGACGAGCAGTGA